From the Xyrauchen texanus isolate HMW12.3.18 chromosome 37, RBS_HiC_50CHRs, whole genome shotgun sequence genome, one window contains:
- the LOC127630777 gene encoding DALR anticodon-binding domain-containing protein 3: protein MMEEAVPFSIVSTVKALNSALRDAEHEAEISREREKLWFKESSAKNLRNRDFLSPNTVLTTLYAGGEVPSEVLSGIRCLRGSGVLPIGASEVTLEGLRVCVDRCAAFRGVLCGIMPYLKPAAQRQGCILINCPALHTKQATPSPNTLALGQLRTALIADHLGAQLRGQGYTVFFCPALPQESDIVNFLKTLGIDWPTVPVSWTNEDREEKMKKALENSAYRDREMDRGKRRSRGEEIEGEKRGIKEDVRINLTQVVQDDNLQGYDPSLGTCTVQREALCHLAQLDSASADFPVSTATVLHVTSCQDEFRQQQTAMLWRAAGVMAMQRLVICGPVKTPGVQMNAAQYLQLRKAQMKEASEIKYGDQVEGQTWDDIIRVMTSATVRFELLSTVHTSPVTLDVQRDSGVSTKGPRGGVFVMYNCARLHTLFSSYEKGVEQGLYPEIPAGTELDFSALKEEGEWLLLFNYLIPFSELLDQSGQLLEHEGGGARVNLRTEQVCRFLVSLSKDFSSYYNRVHVLGEPLPHLFNQMFCRLLLLRALRELYHSALDSLSLPPITQL from the exons ATGATGGAAGAAGCCGTGCCTTTCAGCATCGTGTCTACCGTTAAAGCGCTGAACAGTGCACTGCGAGACGCGGAACATGAAGCCGAGATCAGCCGGGAGCGAGAGAAGCTCTGGTTCAAGGAAAGCAGCGCAAAAAACCTGAGAAATCGGGACTTCTTGTCTCCTAATACGGTTCTCACGACGTTGTACGCCGGTGGAGAG GTTCCCTCTGAGGTTCTGAGTGGTATTCGCTGTCTTCGTGGGAGTGGTGTGTTGCCAATAGGAGCCAGTGAAGTGACCTTGGAAGGATTACGCGTGTGTGTGGATCGCTGTGCAGCTTTCAGAGGTGTTCTGTGTGGAATAATGCCATACCTAAAACCTGCTGCTCAGAGACAGGGCTGTATTCTCATCAACTGCCCCGCCCTGCACACCAAACAAGCCACGCCCTCTCCTAATACATTAGCACTGGGGCAACTCCGAACCGCTCTAATTGCCGACCACCTCGGGGCACAGCTCAGAggacaagg GTACACTGTGTTCTTTTGCCCAGCCTTGCCACAAGAGAGTGACATTGTCAACTTCCTAAAAACACTTGGCATTGATTGGCCAACGGTTCCTGTCAGTTGGACCAATGAGGACAGGGAGGAGAAGATGAAAAAAGCTTTAGAGAACTCTGCCTACCGAGACAGAGAGATGGATAGAGGAaagaggagaagcagaggagAAGAGATAGAGGGAGAGAAGAGAGGGATTAAAGAGGATGTTAGGATAAACCTTACACAAGTGGTACAGGATGACAATCTCCAGGGGTATGATCCCAGTCTTGGCACATGTACAG TGCAGAGAGAAGCGCTGTGTCACCTCGCCCAGCTGGACAGCGCTTCCGCAGATTTCCCT GTCTCCACAGCAACAGTCCTTCATGTCACTTCCTGTCAGGATGAGTTTCGTCAGCAGCAAACAGCCATGCTGTGGAGAGCAGCGGGTGTAATGGCAATGCAG AGATTGGTGATTTGTGGTCCTGTTAAAACTCCTGGTGTTCAGATGAATGCAGCACAGTATCTCCA ATTAAGAAAAGCTCAGATGAAAGAAGCCTCAGAAATCAAGTATGGAGACCAAGTTGAAG GTCAGACATGGGATGACATCATCAGAGTCATGACATCAGCCACTGTTAGATTTGAGCTTCTGTCCACAGTGCACACGAGTCCG GTGACACTAGATGTGCAGCGGGACAGCGGCGTGTCCACGAAGGGCCCCAGGGGTGGAGTCTTTGTCATGTATAACTGTGCTCGTCTTCACACTCTTTTTAGCAGCTACGAGAAGGGGGTGGAGCAAG GTCTTTATCCAGAAATCCCTGCAGGCACAGAGCTAGACTTTTCTGCACTAAAAGAGGAG GGTGAGTGGCTTCTTCTCTTCAATTACCTCATTCCATTCTCTGAACTGCTGGACCAATCAGGACAGCTCCTGGAGCATGAAGGAGGTGGGGCCAGAGTTAATTTAAGAACGGAACAG GTGTGCAGATTCTTGGTGTCTCTGAGTAAAGATTTTAGCTCCTATTACAACAGAGTCCATGTCCTTGGG GAGCCACTGCCTCATCTCTTTAATCAGATGTTTTGTCGTTTATTGTTGCTGAGAGCATTAAGAGAACTTTACCACAGCGCCCTGGACTCCCTTAGCCTACCCCCAATTACCCAGCTATAG